AATTTAAACAGATCTTAAGCTACATTTTCACCTCTTTTGTTTTATGGGAACTTTCAACAGACATAATGATTTTAATACTGTACAAGTATATTCTATCATTCCCAACCTTAACCCTCACAAATAACTTGCATTTGTACAATTTCAAATGcatccagtgtgacttatatgctgccttcctcatggggaccaaaaAATGTCcccataatataaaaaaaaaaatccaagctgAACTCACTGCAATTTGTGCATATTCAAATGACCACCCCTAACCCCGCACCTAAACCTACcactcacagaaaacacacaaaattgtACGAGCAAGGTTGTACGAATTAACCACCTGATAAACTATGTACAAATTTGTCATGAGATAGTGTTGAAAAattcaggttttactatcctcGTGGGGACATTTGGTCACCATAACATAAGGTTTTACACATTTACACTTTAAATAAGATTTCAATTAAATATGGAATAACAGCAGCATTCACTTCATTACAGCTACCAGAGCAGGGCCACTATTGCCCTATTTTAATAGCTTCTTGATAAGAATGTCTGTTAAATATCTTCAGTGTAGATACAAAACCCCAACTGTTGCTAAAATAATTCTTCCATGCTCAGTTTCATGCGCTTTTGCATCTACaagttcttaaagggttagttcgcccaaaaatgaaaattatgtcattaataactcacccttatgctgttccaaacatgtaagacctccttttatcttcggaaaacagtttaagatattttagatttagtcagagagctctcagtccctccattgaagctgtgtgtacgttatactgtccatgtccagaaaggtaagaaaaacatcatcaaagtagtccatgtgatatcagagagtcagttggaattttttgaagcatcgaaaatacattttggtccaaaaatagcaaaaacgacaaaaatcaaatcaaatcagtctggatatccggttcgcgaacgaatcattcagttcaccaaatgaaactgaatcgttttaaacgtttcgcatctctaatacgcattaatccacaaatgacttaagctgttaacttgtttaatgctgacactccctctgagttcaaacaaaccaatatcccggagtaattcatttactctaacagtacattgactgaactgctgtgaagagagaactgaagatgaacacagagccgagccagataacgaacaaaacattgactcgttcatgagtcaagaaccgtttctgtcaaatgcgtccgattcgtgaaccgaggagccaatgatactgcgcatgtgtgattcagcgtgaagcagaccgaaacacagagcatctgaactgaactgattcttttggtgattgattctgaactgattctgtgctaatgttatgagcccaggtaaaccgaaggcttgaatcaagggcaatcatcaccaatgatgccattacgtcgagcgcaaaagaactggtgaaccgttttcttcaaccggtttattgaatcgaactgtccgaaagaactactggtgatctgaacaccgatgcaaccggttcttcactcgtgaacgagtcagtctattgttcgttatctggctcggctcggtgttcatcacagcagttcagtcagtgtactgtttgagtaaatgaattactccgggatattggtttgtttgaacacagagggagtgtcagccatattaaaaaagttaacagcttaagtcatttgtggattaatgcgtaatagagatgcgaaccgtttaaaacgattcagttcgatttggtgaactgaatgatttgtttgcgaatcggatatccagactgctttgatttgaactctttctcacaacagacacggaagagaagacaatgctgaataaagtcgtcgtttttgctatttttggaccaaaatgtattttcgatgcttcaaaaaattccagcggaccctctgatgtcacatggactactttgatgatgtttttcttacctttctggacatggacagtataccatccacacagcttcaatggagggactgagagctctcggactaaatctaaaatatcttaaactgtgttccgaagataaaaggaggccttacatgtttggaacagcataagggtgagttattaatgacctaattttcatttttgggcgaactaaccctttcatGACatcaataaacaacatatttttgagCTTCTCGTTCTGggactttaaagatgatttaacTCATATTGTATATTAGATTTGTTTAACAtggatttaaaggtgctgtaggaaACATGAGCCATTCTGAAACTTCTGCTAGACTTATTGACTGTACTACACAAATCCCCTCTTTCTAAAACCCACCCACTGAGACCACTGTAATCAGAAATGGAGCAAGAAAGAGGGCAGAAGAACATCATCTCTGTGCTGAAAAAATCAAGTGGCAAAATAGCATTTTGGTGCTTAAATTCAAATATCCAGTTCAACTCTCAGGCTGATGATACACttggcaactttttgagcaatgttgccatGCACGGAGACAAAGAGCCCATGACCAATCTAAAATATCCAAATGTAAATTTGTTACCCGTTCTCAATGGGGAAAGTGCCCAGGCAACATTGCTAAAAAAAGTTGCCCAGCAGAATTGGTCAAAAAGTTGCCCCATGTATCATCAGCCTCAGATTCCTGTTTCAAATATCTAGGCCCACTGAAACCACAAATTAACTTCTGAAAGCTTTACAAAGCCCTGGGCCATCTCAGGCGTGAAAGTTCAGGATGCCTATTACAGTGATATCTGTCAGGTAATAATGTCAGtccaattaaaaaagtaaacatatcACTTACAGCACTGCATGGTTCAAAGTTCAAGGTATTTTTATTGTCTTATATCACTGGTGTTCTCACTTTCACTCGttcttatatatacacattaatgtttgtgtgtatttgtacacGTACTCCATATAtacaattataacatttataGAGTCATATATAAAAGAACGTAACTATGGCTGGTATCTTACCATGTAAAGGCCAAAAACTGGAGGATACAGAACAGCAGAGCAAGGCCTTTGTTATTCcactaaatacaaaaacaaagaaatgaaaaagataaGGAAAAGAAACAATTACATATAATAAACATGCAGATTTACACACTGTGTTACATAACATATTATGACACCAATTTTATAAGCCTAACAAAACAAAATCATGCTAAATAAGAAACCCACTTACCCAAAAAGCAGCACAGAAGGTTAGCACCAGGCATGTCTTTACaacaaatgtttggtttacaGGAAAAGGAAAAGGGCCAATTAGTGAATTATATGACAGACTGAATCTCCCTGTGCATTACTATAtgatatttgtatatgtatgtgtgctctCACAATCATAATGGCAGTTGCCAGAGCTCTCGTCTTGTCACACATCCTCTTGAGTTGCTTTAATGGACCCGTTAAGAACATCGTGCTGAAAACAATCCACACCCAAAAGACCTCAGGACTGACTTACAGATTCTCACAGATGCTACAACTGCATTGCATTTTTTCACAAATGCTTTAACATGCTGTAAATGTTTGACATTCAACATTTACAGAGGTGGTGAACATGTTTTAATTCtcctaaaaaaagtatttattttgatatatatttggGAACATATTCCATGAAAGGGTTGAAAATAGACATGATCTTTAATATTTCttattgtaatttagtttttacCTAGTTCTCATATGATTGGACAAAATTGtggagttattttattttttgagccATTAAAACTTATGGCTATCAGACATATAACATAAGAAAAAAGGTTTaggtttttaaatgtcaaatggtATAGCCCCAAAGATTTTGGTTTAACCCTTcatgatattaaaaaataaatcacacacactttcattttaATACAACTGAGAGGTTTGCAATAACTCATTTATGTAATAaggaaaatatttgattaattttactataaaaatgattacaaaataGTGAATTAAACTAAGATTACCAgagtgttttacaagaaaatactatttcagttatCTACTTCATTTCATGTTTAACTCAATGTGTTATTtgcagtttctttgtaattatttgtgacctTCTTTTGCAATTTCTCAGTGAAATGTGTTTCTACATACTTTTTCTTCAGTGTGCTTGTATCAATTGATATTTAAAAGTCACTTATTAATCAATTTGTTAAATTGTTCTTCAACTCAAACATCCGTATTTGTCACTGACCACATGCCAAAGCAAACATGGTGTACCATCATAAACAATGTAGCCAGTGACACACCTTGGGTGAAATAATATCGAAGCTGGTCAAATGAAAGCTGCATGACTCACCTTAAAATAGAAGCAATATTACCTAAACTGTAAAAGACAGCAAAGAGTGTCAGTCCTTTTCTGGGCACCCAAAGCAAGCAGGTTCCCTGAATGACAAAGTAAGGAAAGAGTAGACGTTTGGCCATTGTatgcacaattaaaataaaacgaTATAAAACGACTGGTGGACTCCTTTTACCAAAACTGAACACAAGACGCCAGCCACAAAACACGCGAGGAATCCCTTGACGCGCGTGCCCCATCCCAGTGTTGATGCTTCATTCGCTTCCTAAAAcagcgtttatatatatattcatgtccAACATAAGAGCTTTAAATCCATTTGATATTCATAAAGAGGCAGATATCAAGCTTTTGCTAATGACAGTCGCGTAAACACATGCACGCAACTAAACAAGTAACGTTACCAAAAGTCTAGATGCGAATTCAAAACGATATCTCGTCACACTCTGGACATAATTAGACGTAAACACATGAAGTTTTAACTCAAGTGTAATAAAGTAGACTAACGTTACCTGTAGTATGTTGAGGTCGTCACTTCCATCTTGGCCACTCAAAACTTTCTTTAATTTGTCCATAAAGGTTCAGGTTGATGGGGTTTTTCACAACAACCCCCCAAAAAGACGTTTCAAGTTTAAAACACTGGCTCGAAGCGACTTAGTTCGAGTGAATATGTATTCATTCGTTCTCTTTCCTGTTTGAAAGTGTAACAGGTGCACACGATGACTTCCGTGTGTAGCCACTACAACGATCACGCGACGTCATTACGCTCGACGTTCTGAATCGGCACGACGGGGTATTTCCtttcttttattgtatttcttttactgtctatgggtatccacctttttctttaacgcggaagtaagcctatgggtgagaacggtaaaactgtttgcactacaaaccaatgTGTTCATAATTacgataatacattaaaataatatgataaggcACAGCAactttcaatatcaagcagcaaaacgaaCGGGTTTGTTCAGCTTAAAATAGCTGGACGGAGTGGACGCAGATGAGACCGGAAGCCAGAACCATAGAATTTACAAAAGGCAGCTCATAGTTTAAGAAAAAGATCCGtgatttgtttgcttttgttgTAAACATTTTTATACGCTTATTGCGTTTTGTATTACATCCACCCCGATTATATAAAGTATGTATCAATATGTTTCTAGACGATCCATTTTGAAATCTTAATAAAAGAGGTGTAACAAGTATTcagaatttactttattttttatttttggtggaaTTCCATTGCCGTTATTTTACTCATTTAAACTTTATGTATCTAAACATAACATACTCACGTAACAGCTTAGCTAGGTATTTACATTAACTTAAACTGTGCAAAATAACCACACAATAACTTGTTTAACCTCAAATTGTCTCACTATCATCCTGTATGTAACACATCAGatgcactgatctataatatatatagatcagtgatcaGATGTTAGATAAAAATGGTCGTTGTTTAAACTTCATCAAAGACATAGgtttataataaaacatgctcctttggtaaaaaaaaaaaaaaaaaaaaaaaaaaccctcaaggACAAAGATGACgacaacattaaaatatattttattggctGTTTCAATTAAAGTTTAGTAAACATCACAGGAATGCTATTTTGACTTGTTAGTTTTGGTAAGAATTGCCAAAAAAATTCCCAAGTAGTACAGCATAGtaaaacaaaagcacatttaCTCAGATACACCTGGCAAATGCAGGCCTACACTTTTTTTGATAGTAGTTACATGTTTTGAAAACGGAACATTGCGAGTAGGCCTACTCTGAATTACTAATATAGCgaggtacattttaaaatgtacaattgtACAACTTCATAAAACTTGTGCAGTTTGCTTACATTCctgcagaaaaagaaaaacacaatagaaaagaacacattttattaatatgtaagtatttaaaaaaaaaaaaaaaaagttttacacttAGTGAAGTTAAAATCATTTAGCCTATGTACAAACAAATGCTCTACCAGTATGTTTCTCTGAATAACTTTATCCATGTCAGttatccaccatcatgtctgatGTTTTGGTTAGCCATCTGATGTCCAAGGTAGTTTGAATGGGAGATGGCTGGAAGAGCTCAGGGCACTATTACTCTGGTAGATGTCCAGTACAGGGGCTCTGGCATGGCAACATGCTTTTGACACGTGGGACAGGTTTGCTTGGTCCACAGCCATTCCTCTATGCACTACACCAGAGGAGCACAGTATTTTGTTAACGTTTGGTTGTTACGTACAGTGCTTTCATCAACACATtctaaagcagctttacaaaggACAGTATCTCAGTACCCCAGTGAACAAGACAGGGGACAATTTCAAGTATTAAACTCCCTTAAGAGGGTTATGTAGAGTGAggaaaaacttttaataaaaatcaaatgctCAGCAGCTAAAAAAGAGCTCAACTGAAAAGTCCAGGTTTCTGGGTCATTTATATTTGGCAATATTTGATTTCTGAAGTTGAATTTGATCATTTACAATAACCTGGCAACTAGTTTCTAAAGTCTGAACCTTTACCTCACTGTGGAAGCTGTGGGAACAGTGAAGCTTTCTGATAACTCCTCCTCCTTTGCGTAGGTCATCATGGCAGATCAGACACAAACTGTCTGCATCACTCTACAAAACAAACACCATTATATTTgatcaacattacaaaaatgtaattccATTTCTCAGTTTTCTGTGaagtaatcatttaaataaagtgaTAGTCCACTGAATGTCATCAAATATCTTCTATATTCTTAGATAAAAgtaatggttgcactttattttacagtacgtgtacttacatgtacttatagtgtacataGTGTACTTAGTGTATTTATTCCATGGCggaaacaagcaaaagaaattacaagatgtaaacttcagaattttgagatataaagtcagaattgtgatatagaAAGTTGCGATTTATTCTGGAAACATGCTGCTAACACAATAGAATGtgaataataatttatacttAAGTTAAAGTAGGCCTATAATTGCTTCGCAAATATATTACTAAGTCAAAACTAAGTATCTAAACAAAATATTCAAACATACTtgattgaatgtaaaaaaaaaaaaaaaaagttggataAAAACCTGTTAAAAATTGGTTATAAATTTCTCTACAGGTTGTTTGCTGTGTGTTTTTAGCTTTGTTAATTTTAGCTTCAGGATATAACATATCTCGTAGTTCCACTGATATAGCCTCAGATTTCTCTAGCCTTGCCAAAGCATTGTATCATAACAATAAAATGATCTTATCTTATCTAAATGCTCTTGTGATAGCATAACCTATTggtaatcattaacatttttacacattaaaaagcaaaatcatatcacaccaaccagagacATGACATTGCGGCTCCTAAACCGAGCTTTTCTCTCCAGAGGCTCGTGCACCTCAGGGATGGTTGGGATGGGATGTGGGCGTCGTTCACATGCGCTGCTCTTGGTGTGTGCTTCCTCTTCTCTATTGGCAACATGGCTGGAGCGAGAGCATGGCCTTGCCTCACCGCTCTGAAGCCAGTGGCTCAGGTACGCTGGCCTAGGGCTAGGGCTTGTGGTGGCAGCGTGCAGACGGCTCAGATGCATCGCATTCAGCTGAGCCTGaaaaatatgcatgcatgcaaaatactAAGGGAGAGGCACATACATTGTGTTTTCATTAAGAATTTACTACAGTATAAAATAAGTAgtgaaaagtttattttgaagaaattgctcctttttttttttttttttttttttttgtattacacaaATTTCAGCCAGTGGAATCCAATGTTGCTTTATTtgcaacaatattaaaaaaatagttttgttccACTGCTTGTCAActtaacagttaaaaaaaatgacaagaaatGCATTGAATTCAACATTAAATTTTCAAGTGGGTCTGAAATAGTATTATCTTGTTCAATGTTCTCAAATAGTTTTTGCTTACCAAATCTGATAATAGAATTTGATAATAAAGAATAATGATAGAATTAATTTTTGGGCAGTATCTCAATAATGGCAGAAGTTGAGCTGCAGAAATCcacttttgtttaaaatatgatgTTCCATACTATCCAGTATGTGAGAATGATACAAAGCATTTTATATGATGAGCACACATGGAATGCAAGGGCAGAATTTTATATACTTCTTACTTGTTTttcaatcaaaataaatataaaaaaaatgttccaaCTTCAATGCCATTTTTGACGCAGACACAGCACAAACAGAAACTCTATTATCAAAATGTCTAACtccattttgatcaattttgtcCAAACAGTGGAAGGTAATTTCTGGATAAACTGCTCTTAAGAGTTTGGATTATTTGTATTACTTAATTGGGAAATGACAGTAACTAGTTATTCCCGAGTGAAAACTGTTTTAGCAgcaattttttttcagtgcatatgAGACATAGTTATAGAacatagagaaaaaataaaaataatagtaaacagatataaaaatgctaaattaactaATAAGATAAGATAACTAAATTGCTTTATAGGAAAAGCCATATTAAGCAAGTGTGCTTTGAGATACTATTTAAGAACTGTTAATTGAATCAGCTGCTCGGTGACATTCTGGTAGAGAAAGCCAGAGCCTGGCACCATAACAAGTGGTTTGTTTCTGCTCTCATTTAAAAGCCTGTATGCCATACAAACTACACACATAGTGGGTACTAACCGGACATGGAAGTGAAGCTCTGCGACTGGCCAGTGATCGACTTGGAATTGGGACATCCCAACTGCTTTTCCTCTCAGCCTCTGGCTCCTCTTCCtcttgttcttcttcttcctcttgctCCTTCACATCTTCCTGCCTTTCATATCCTCCCTGAAATGTGGTAAAGatttcatcttcctcttcctcgttCTCCATGTTAAACAACCGTAGCTGTCTCAAGGCTTTGAGACGAATAACTATGAAAGAGAAACTGCGAGGAGCAGCAGCGGCTTGAGGCTTGCGACTGGGTTCTGGACGGGCCTTGTATTGCTAAATAAGCCTCTGTAATTAGATCCCCTGGTTTTCTTATCCCATCTGTTTCCTCTGGAACTCTTAAGCCTTATTGAGACGACACAGGGACCGATGCAAGCTCCTTTAGCTCCTCAATAATCTGTTTAGGAGAGAGGTGGGGACTTGGAAGAGGAAGGAGGGGATTCTCAAAGCTCTCTGGAAGAATCCCGCTCCAGATCGGTTCAGAATATTCTAAATAATTTGGAGAGCACACTAATAGAAGGCATTGttggaaaaaagtaaaaaatctgcAAAAAGATATCCAGTTTGCTAactctgttataaaaaaaaattgactaagaaacatttgttttttttgtcttcagaTTAATGAGatgttaaaataacaattaaacttTAAGAAATTTCAGAAAATTCTTTGTGG
This genomic stretch from Carassius gibelio isolate Cgi1373 ecotype wild population from Czech Republic chromosome B6, carGib1.2-hapl.c, whole genome shotgun sequence harbors:
- the si:ch211-207l14.1 gene encoding E3 ubiquitin-protein ligase DZIP3, with the protein product MENEEEEDEIFTTFQGGYERQEDVKEQEEEEEQEEEEPEAERKSSWDVPIPSRSLASRRASLPCPAQLNAMHLSRLHAATTSPSPRPAYLSHWLQSGEARPCSRSSHVANREEEAHTKSSACERRPHPIPTIPEVHEPLERKARFRSRNVMSLSDADSLCLICHDDLRKGGGVIRKLHCSHSFHSECIEEWLWTKQTCPTCQKHVAMPEPLYWTSTRVIVP
- the sft2d2b gene encoding SFT2 domain containing 2b, producing the protein MDKLKKVLSGQDGSDDLNILQEANEASTLGWGTRVKGFLACFVAGVLCSVLGTCLLWVPRKGLTLFAVFYSLGNIASILSTMFLTGPLKQLKRMCDKTRALATAIMITCLVLTFCAAFWWNNKGLALLFCILQFLAFTWYSLSYIPFARDAIIKLFSACFK